Within the Malus sylvestris chromosome 4, drMalSylv7.2, whole genome shotgun sequence genome, the region TAGATATGAACAGCCCATGCGCTCAATAATTGTGCGAAATCAtaaatctttcttcttttttgatTATATCCTCTCGACATTGCCCGAGGATTTCGAAGAATGATAACATTGTGTTAATATTAACTTCTTTGTGTTCTTTGGTGGGGTTTGttgattttatttgtttcttgatttgtttACTGGGTTTTTGTAAAGTGTTAGAATTTTGAAAGAAGTTGCCCGATTGCGTTGTCAGATCACGAAAATTGTGTCAAAAGTACCGTCTTGGTGAATTAATTGCTTTGTTAATTGATTTGATCTGTGTGTTTGGTCTAATGTGGTTGTGATTGGTTTGGGCAGATTGGAAGTTGTAGAGAAAATGTCGAACCCGAAAGTTTTCTTTGACATATTGATCGGAAGGATGAAGGCGGGTCGAGTTGTAATGGAGTTATTTGCTGACAAAACCCCGAAAACTGCTGAAAATTTCCGTGCTCTTTGCACTGGAGATAAGGGGATTGGATTATCAGGGAAGCCACTGCACTTTAAGGGCTCCACATTTCATCGCATTATCCCGAACTTCATGTGTCAGGGTGGAGATTTCACAAAAGGCAATGGGACCGGAGGAGAGTCAATTTATGGGGCGAAATTCGCTGATGAGAACTTCAACTTGAAGCATACTGGCCCTGGAATTTTGTCGATGGCGAATGCT harbors:
- the LOC126619162 gene encoding peptidyl-prolyl cis-trans isomerase CYP19-3-like, with the translated sequence MSNPKVFFDILIGRMKAGRVVMELFADKTPKTAENFRALCTGDKGIGLSGKPLHFKGSTFHRIIPNFMCQGGDFTKGNGTGGESIYGAKFADENFNLKHTGPGILSMANAGPNTNGSQFFICTARTPWLDGKHVVFGKVVDGYSVVEKMEKVGSESGTTSEPVVIEDCGQVKDEC